Part of the Flavobacteriales bacterium genome, TACCTAAAAGATATAATAGAAGCTTTAGCTTATGCTAAATTTATTTCGTCGGCAAGATATACATCTTGAATTGAATTCAAAAGTTGTATGCCTTCATTCATAGGCCTTTGGAATGCTTTGCGCCCAGAAATTAATCCTTGTCCGCCACCACGTTTGTTTATTACCGCAGTTGTAACGGCATCCTGCAAATCAGATTCTCCTTTCGATTCACCACCAGAATTAATTAAACCGATTTTACCCATATAACAATTAGCTACTTGATATCTGCATAAATCTATTGGGTGATCAGTTGTTAAATCGCTATATACGAGATTATGTGTTTTGCCAAACCCTATATCTG contains:
- a CDS encoding fructose-bisphosphate aldolase (catalyzes the formation of glycerone phosphate and D-glyceraldehyde 3-phosphate from D-fructose 1,6-bisphosphate) — translated: DIGFGKTHNLVYSDLTTDHPIDLCRYQVANCYMGKIGLINSGGESKGESDLQDAVTTAVINKRGGGQGLISGRKAFQRPMNEGIQLLNSIQDVYLADEINLA